A stretch of DNA from Temnothorax longispinosus isolate EJ_2023e chromosome 2, Tlon_JGU_v1, whole genome shotgun sequence:
ATATATAGTAGATGTCTTTTACCAAATGTTGAATTTTTCCTTCTCGATAACATCGAGGTGCATATAGTTCCTGAGTTATAAACGATTGGAAATAAAAAGCTTATTGAAAATTAagcttataatattaaaacaattttaatatattttttcaaaaaatatataatgtataaattataatcgtcAAATCATAGCTATTTGATTTCAGAAATTTACTATGaggaattaaatttacaattagtcCAAggtgtattttataattgtcaattttatattaaatttagtatATTCAGCTACAaagtgttataaaaatatttaaagaaacacagtaatgtaaaaattataaagcacaaaCGTAATTTACTACTAATCAAATGGcagtaaaatgtattattttatatatgtcacaagaaatgaaaattttattaatcattgaAATCATACTAATCATACTGAAATcactaaaacatattaatacaaaCGATATATACTTgatctgaaatatattatttcgatattttaacgCTAATagattatgtattaatttagaTTCGTACGGTACAAGTAGTTTGAGCTAACTAtagtacataaatataaagcatacatggagaaaaataaatttaataaaaatccgataaatatgaaatctgtgattataaaatatataccttgTCAAGTTGTGCCCTTTAGTATAAAGGTTGGAAATAAAGCCTTTCAATATTGCGATTGTAACATGAGTGATCTATAAAAgtgatacaaaatattcatacttgatactttatatattcaaaaaaattaattatataatgtagacgaaaatatatgcaataaataaaatgatgaaaatggggattgtaaataatattaaactttgaaGAGTGAACAGAAATTTTCATTCTATACAGTAATAAATActgtttaaataaagtttttagcACAATGCGACGTCATTATTTCATGTCTTTTATTCAAAGTCTAGcaacgattataattataattataattaaaatttaagtacATTATTAGCAAATAATACTATTACATAATGTCTacaaagtattataaatttaatttaaaaaattcatccGCATGAGCTCTAtatcaaatgtaataaaactaaagtgcgtttataaaagatattttacgaaGAATATCAAACAGCATCAAATCTAATactctataaattattttttaattacagaacagtaatatgtcatattataacagtataacaatataatatgacatataaatatatttaattacagaaCAACATTGTCacagaaaattttatcaatagcTTCCagactattaataaaatactaagtattataaaaatattagaaataattaacaatgattaaaaaattatttacaaaacagtaataataaataaaaataatattggtCAAAAAATTATGCAGATAGGTCTTGAGTGATCACGATATCTTCGTCTTTATTGACCAACCCAGTATTGACGTCTTCTTCATCataatctaatttttgtaattgatCAATTAAAGTTTGACTTTTTCCAAatcgttttgtaaaaatatctacgGACGctttaagtttatttctaCGCGTTTGTATCATAAATGTAACTCGTGCCAAAGCGTCTCGATCttgatggaaatattttccCGCAAATGTGTTCACCTGAAACAGGTTAGTTGAGGatgtttatcaataataagtagtaatttattcttatacaaCGAtcttataaagtataatttttcatttgacATAACACTAATAGTGCATGGtatgcatataaatacatttaatccCTTAACTGtagaagtatatatataaaattgtcttctatttgcagaaaatatatacattaacatccacgaaaatctattatttattaaagaaggCATACATCACacatatacttatatgtacatgtatattaatattcagtactcaattattatcaattcaCAACACAGTAATATTCTTAGATTTAATTaccatattataaaaatttagttctAAACCATGCGCTAGTATTTCTCAATTTCAAACACAGCTTTAtaagatacaaatatatagcccaaaaatatgaacaaaataaattataaatattaatttaattatgtaaagttGCATTAATCTATAATTCCAAACACGATGAACGTTTGATTTTAAGCGCGCTACAGTTAAAGGATtatcaatagaaaaatataagtatgaATTCTAGAATCATAAAATCTACCTTGGACAATTGTTCgttagaataaacattatgaTATACAGTAAATATCGTTTGTGTTGCAGGAAGTAATCTgtaagaacaaaataatatattatataattaatgtataagataaatttatttaaaaagaatagaatatatatttgtaaagagATATGTATTACCTgggttttatattatcaaaatttgctAATATGTAGTCAAGGACCAAATCGTTGCGTGCATGgttttcaagaattaaattgAAGATAAATACATGGTCCAGATCCTTAAATAATGTAGTATTCGATGCTGTAATATTCAAATAGTTGATAATGATATCAGGATTTTCAGCACAATTCAAGTTTTTCAAAAGATTGTCATTAGGTGTTAGCACATATCGTTCCATCATTTTATCCCAAGTAGTCTTATTAGCTACCGCCAAACCAAAGCAGTACGTCCAATTTTGCCACCAGTATGGAATCCTaaaatacatatgtgtgtatggAAAAGAGGTACATGCATTTCATACGCATATAGccgacgttttattttatcaagtgttttgtatttttttccgttCTGTTAGGTAAatcttattttgcaaaattaagtGTCTGTCGTGCGCTGTTCTGTCACTCTATATTTGCCACGTGACCATAAGACTAATACGTGTGAACACAgtgaatgaataaataaatgaaagatgAATCCATCGATAACGTCTCTTGTTATTATATacgatacaatatttttacttgttttgcatatttattttatgtattaaaacaagaataaaaattaagaaaaaacaataaagAGACTGTCTGATTTCGATGACTCGAAGAAATAAAAGGAATCGATTACATtcatacacagtaaaaaatttaatgtcccagaaagtccactctaaattttgtgttaaaataactcatgcattgtgttattttttacatttagaaatgttattttggtcgatataacatttctaaatgtaaaaaataacacaatgcatgagttattttaacacaaaatttagagtggactttctgggacatttttaattttttacagtgtatgCATACGTGCGCGCGCATACGCAACACACAcgcacaaatataaaatataagataatcaTGACTATATAAAACGAGTTACTTGTGAGTATCAGGATCCGCCAAATGTTCGCTTAATTTAACGGCGGCGCTTCTTTTGCATTTCGCGTGACCGACGGTACATGCCCATTTCGTGGCCTCTAGCCTTAGTAACTTAGTGAGATCGTCATCATCAGGATTTTCTTCGTATCCCAAATGTTGAAGAACCCCATTAAAGTTTTGTACCATGTATAACTAGAAATCATgagataatattgaattttatattagtttgTTGGGGTACATGCGAAGTGACGTGATTCATATAtacaatgtatgtatgtatatatatatatatatatatatatatatatatttcgttagtAATTGTTGCCTTAATTGTTAAAACATTCATTAGAATTCACAAGGATTATTGGTGAGCTTGCGCCTAAGTTTCCCTAACGTCCATTcgtattaatgttaattaaaacgtttccTACGATTGTGCGATTATAAAACCGACCGCGACAGACTTTATGACAAAAGCGTTGAATGTGTAAATGCAGAACTGGCCAAATTAAAGagccaaatattttttcatctttataaaatctgtTATTACATACCTTGAAACCTTTACTCTCTGGCAGTGAAAAGTACTTCTCATTCCGTTCTAATATTCGGAACATTGGACGCCATGCCACATAATCTCTCTCAAATGTGTAGTAAGCTATAAGATAATTGAATATGGAGCTTTCTAGTTGGTCTTCGAGCAAAAAGGCATATGCATCATCGATAATTTGAGCACGATTGAGAACGTGTATTTTCGTGTGTTCTTGAGAGCCCAAGAAAGGTATGATTCTTTCGTAAATTCCGGTATCGTAATAGACACGACAGTATGCTGTCGAATTatccattaaatttattattagatctttttgtttgaaattatcaaggtatattttcaaatactgacattttgattattgtaataaataaattttatgtaatttgcacCTTacaattgttacaaaaaaatgtacattaccAATGTACTTCACCAATGAATTATCAATGTAATTCACCAATGTAtcgaagaatattataattatataaattttgaagcttctttttaataaaaagatatattaagaacttgaatatattgtaaaacttTTGTGTTGATGAAGCAAATAAGATAGATATAAAAGGgcgtaaaatttattgatttataccAGTTTGTTGTAGATTGACGATAATCCAACCAAGAGTATTAATTGGTATTTTAAGAGTTTCGTCTGGCTCTAACCAAAAAATGGGCATAGTATTGGAAAAATTCAGACGGCTCTCGTCAGTGTAGGTTATGGGTATCCACCATTTATTATTGGTACCTTCAGTTGCGTGGAAACATTTTTGTGTTATTACTAGTTCACCTGCAGTTTTGTAATTACCAGTGTGGTAATTCATCGTTACATTCAGCACAGGATAACGATTTTGGACTATCCACATATCCATCACTTCTTTTATTCtgatattcatataatatcgATATCTAGGGGGGTAAGAAGGTTCGTCTTCAGCACTTTGTATGGCCCTCCAGAAATCATCGGGAGTGACCGCCGAATATTGactaaatttgaaatatgaCATTGTCATTAGCTTATAACACATACGtcgtatgtatttatttactattacaAAATCAAACGTGAGCATtaatgtacaatttaattaatacatatgtagAAACTAAGAATATGATTTAAAACTAGTTTATCGTtagtcaaattataattaaggaATAAAGTATGGTCTCTTCTAATCGAATAGCATTGGATATTGAACGCACAAGTTTATGTCTCTGATGtgacgttttatattttccaacGTAAACGCAAGAAACATTATACTTATGATATTTAATGTTGCGATATGTAATAACTATAATAGACtacattgtacatacatacttaCTTTGTAGCGAAATACTTGGTGATACCCTTTCGAAATACCTCGTCGCCCACTGCATGATGTAACATGCGCAATATAGCTGGAGCTACGATACACAGCATAAAATACTGATTAATAATAcgtataaagtatattttatatacttttatacataaaataaggCATATGTGAACGTATTGCGCAAAACTAGAATTTGTTGTCTATTCACTTTCTGTTCCACCTCTGTCTTCGTGCTATTCTACATTAAGCTAATCATGGACGAtagtttcattttatttacataattgtaCCTTTTTCACGAACTTGATCAACAAAGAGTTGGTTATTCAAGGTATCGTCATCATAAAGGTTCAATGTAACAGAACCCAATAAGCCATCATCTAGATGGAGAGCATGGTGCATGGCCCCAGTAACGAATAAGTCCATTGACCGCGAATCTTTAAATCCAATTTGCAACTATAACAGAAAAAATCCTTTGATATGgctgaatataaaaattcgaagaaaagTTCGCATTTATAGGGATACAAACCTACATGTACGCCACTTTTAATAACTtcgctattttaaattttattgtaatttatttatgtcaaatGTTAACCGTTtcacgtatataatttttttttagaagatcatactttaattattttttaaggtaATGTACATTACTgaatacaaagataaaatcaagatataaaaattctagaagttaaattttttttgttaaatatttattgttatggatgcgaaaaataaaatacgtttaaattctaataaaactattacaataataatcattgtatcgtcaaatatgaaaattatgttgaaacataagagattaaaaatagtaaatttttaatatgagCTTGGGAGGAGACAAGTACTGAGAACATAATATTctcgaattttaataaaaattagtattaaatgTTTCGCTCTAGTTATTCGCGGAAAGAACAGCGttacaatcttttttataattctaaattaaagaattgcCATTAGTTATTTAGCTTTGTCCtgatacattttataagaatatagaaatatttaatggatgttattttgattttagaGACTGAAGTGCATTTCCAACTTTTCTATTTAACGAGCAATTCATTGCAttagtaatattaaacaaCCTTATCGAGGAAATACGCCTGGAAATACACAGCAAATCCCTCATTTAACCACATGTCAGTCCACCATAATGGGGTGATGAAATTGCCGAACCACTGATGTGCGATTTCATATGCTACTAACGACGCCACTTCTTTTCTCCGAAATGTGGGATCTCTGCTTTCATCATAGACAACTTTTGATTCGCTAAAAGgcaaaacataatataatattcaaaatgtgATTATGCCTAGTTTTTTTTCATCGTTAGCATGCAGTCTaatgtgtttatatatatatatatatatatatatatatatatatatatatatatcattgaaagAAAGGGTGACATTCACATCAATTAAATacgttaatttgttttaaaacagCCTAAAAAtggcaatatataaatgaaatttaaatatccataaaatacacatgtgttttttatcgttttttaattatcaaaatttgaatGCTAGAAGTTATTCGTCAGTTCTAATAGcttcatattaatttcttttattcatgtacatattaataaatctcttTGGTTATCAATATTACCGGTAAATGATGATTCCCCAATCTCCCATCGAGGCGGTGGTATAATCTGGTATCATGACGTGATCTATTTTCGGTACCCCTTTGGTTCTATCGGTATACTTTTCCAAGAGCGGCGTGACCCGTTCGGCAATGCTCTGCACGAATCTTGCTGACGATGTCAAAGACGATCTGCACCACACATTAACGGACTGGTCCGTGTTATTAACGCGATCAAAATCTGATACAATCACAATTCCCACGAGATAAGCGGACACTAAATTAGTGCGGTCAAAGTGTGTCCATTTCATGTCATTTTCTACGTTGTACTGCTCTCGGATCGGCCAGTTTGACAATGCCATGTATTTCTGATGATGCATCACGGAGATATAGAAGATAGCATTTATCCCTGGCTCGTCCCAACATGGAAACATTCGTCTGGCTTTATTCGGCATGAAGTATGTTGCGGCCAACCTgtgattttaaacaattttataaataaggaCAAAAATACCACTCATAGCACAAACTTACCACTCATAGCGAGTGGGACACGAGAAGTTAAGGAACACTagttattgtttatatattatatgtttattatattgtatgtaattattattttgttgagAGTAGAAACAGAAATGTTGTACTCTGCTGTCGTTTCATTTTAAGCCAaagtaaatattcttttaaacgtTGCATGCACTTTTTGCAAATACTTTATCGTAAATATACTTACATACTAGAAAACggtttgaataataaatggaTACACATTTTAAACTGTGTTTCGCCGTGCTTTATATATGTTGTAAGTCGATAACGATGaaagtagtaaataaaaaaaggtaataagtaaaagtaacaaataaataaggtAACAACAATAGCATTTACGTACGTACGTtacaaagtatatttttaatatttgcttacgtcctgttatattttttgtatccTTCCTCGTCTGTGTacggaatttttataaaaccacCACCACCGAGCCCAAAAAGATCAGTCTGAGAGAAATTACCAGCAAACTTCATGTTCAGGATGTAAGATGTGCCGCAAAACAATTGCCGTTCGAAATGTAGCGTTAATATATTCGTTTCATGGTCATAAGTATGTTCCGTCGGTTTATATGTTATTGTGTTGTTCGTCAACGTTGCTGGCGTTGTCGTCGTTAACGTTGTCgccgttttatttatttctaatccTTGCGAGTGTAAGCTTATGTCAAACAAATCGCGAAAAATGGTGACAGTGACTCTGATTTCACCGTGAAAAGTATTGCTTTTTTCGAGATCCGGAATAATCAGACTAAGGTTATAATCAAATGGTGCTGAGTTGGTGGGTAAACGATGTATTGGATTTGGATCATCAGCGACACACAAGTCCGTGACTGTAGCCAATATTAAACCGAtatgtaataacaattttggGAATTCCATGTCAATACTCGTCTTAggtttctgtaattttttgttaaaaagaaaacaaataataatacaatgcGGTACaagttattgaaatttaatattatttttatacaaa
This window harbors:
- the LOC139809132 gene encoding aminopeptidase N-like, yielding MEFPKLLLHIGLILATVTDLCVADDPNPIHRLPTNSAPFDYNLSLIIPDLEKSNTFHGEIRVTVTIFRDLFDISLHSQGLEINKTATTLTTTTPATLTNNTITYKPTEHTYDHETNILTLHFERQLFCGTSYILNMKFAGNFSQTDLFGLGGGGFIKIPYTDEEGYKKYNRTLAATYFMPNKARRMFPCWDEPGINAIFYISVMHHQKYMALSNWPIREQYNVENDMKWTHFDRTNLVSAYLVGIVIVSDFDRVNNTDQSVNVWCRSSLTSSARFVQSIAERVTPLLEKYTDRTKGVPKIDHVMIPDYTTASMGDWGIIIYRESKVVYDESRDPTFRRKEVASLVAYEIAHQWFGNFITPLWWTDMWLNEGFAVYFQAYFLDKLQIGFKDSRSMDLFVTGAMHHALHLDDGLLGSVTLNLYDDDTLNNQLFVDQVREKAPAILRMLHHAVGDEVFRKGITKYFATKYQYSAVTPDDFWRAIQSAEDEPSYPPRYRYYMNIRIKEVMDMWIVQNRYPVLNVTMNYHTGNYKTAGELVITQKCFHATEGTNNKWWIPITYTDESRLNFSNTMPIFWLEPDETLKIPINTLGWIIVNLQQTAYCRVYYDTGIYERIIPFLGSQEHTKIHVLNRAQIIDDAYAFLLEDQLESSIFNYLIAYYTFERDYVAWRPMFRILERNEKYFSLPESKGFKLYMVQNFNGVLQHLGYEENPDDDDLTKLLRLEATKWACTVGHAKCKRSAAVKLSEHLADPDTHKIPYWWQNWTYCFGLAVANKTTWDKMMERYVLTPNDNLLKNLNCAENPDIIINYLNITASNTTLFKDLDHVFIFNLILENHARNDLVLDYILANFDNIKPRLLPATQTIFTVYHNVYSNEQLSKVNTFAGKYFHQDRDALARVTFMIQTRRNKLKASVDIFTKRFGKSQTLIDQLQKLDYDEEDVNTGLVNKDEDIVITQDLSA